In Methanofollis sp., the DNA window GACAGAGGGCACTGCGGAGGTCGCGGGTGCCGACATCGTCGGGTCGCGGGACCGGGTCAGGGAGCAGATCGGCGTCGTCTTCCAGGAACCGGCGCTGGACACCAACCTCACCGGCAGGGAGAACCTCGACTTCCATGCCCGGATGTACGGGATCGGCCGCGCCGAGAGGGAAGAGCGGATCAGGGCGGTCCTCGACCTGGTGGAACTCTCCGACCGGGCCGACGCCCTGGTCGCCGAATACTCGGGCGGGATGAAGCGCCGGTTGGAGATCGCCCGCGGCCTCATCCAGCACCCCCGCGTCCTCTTCCTGGACGAACCGACCCTCGGGCTCGACGCCCAGACGAGGCGGCATATCTGGGAGTATATCAGGGCCCTCAACCATGAGCGGGGGGTGACGGTGATCCTGACGACCCATTATATGGAGGAGGCCGACCACCTCTGCGACAGGGTGGCGATCATCGACCACGGCCGCATCGCCGTCCTCGACACTCCGGAAAAACTGAAGGAAGCACTTGGCGGCGATGCGATCGCCCTCTCTATCGAAGGGGACGCCGAACCCCTCCTGAAGGCCATTGCCGGTCTTCCATGGGTCAATCAAGCAGGAGTGACGGGCGGCGCCATCACCCTCACCGTCGAGCAGGGCGAGCGGCATATCCCCGCCCTCATCGCCGCCGCCGAGGCGGCCGGGGTCGTGGTCACCGCGGTGAACCTGAGAAAACCGAGCCTGGAAG includes these proteins:
- a CDS encoding ATP-binding cassette domain-containing protein, whose translation is MPAIRVEGLTKVFGSLVAVDHISFEVADGEIFGLIGPNGAGKTTTISMLTTLLTPTEGTAEVAGADIVGSRDRVREQIGVVFQEPALDTNLTGRENLDFHARMYGIGRAEREERIRAVLDLVELSDRADALVAEYSGGMKRRLEIARGLIQHPRVLFLDEPTLGLDAQTRRHIWEYIRALNHERGVTVILTTHYMEEADHLCDRVAIIDHGRIAVLDTPEKLKEALGGDAIALSIEGDAEPLLKAIAGLPWVNQAGVTGGAITLTVEQGERHIPALIAAAEAAGVVVTAVNLRKPSLEDVFIQVTGRSIREGA